DNA from Bradyrhizobium diazoefficiens USDA 110:
AAGTCGGTCGATGGCCGACGTCCCTTTTGATGCGTTTAGCGGATCTGAAAACATTTGGGTCGCACGTCAGCGATGGGCCAGAAGGGAGGGCCGCTCTTGGGCGCAAAGCGGACACAAGGCGAGATCTGCTTGTCGCCGAAGGGCCGATAGTGTTGCAAAAGTCGAAAGCTGAACGACGCCGAAAATCTCGCAAAAGCTGATTTTAGCCAGCTCCACCACTGCAATGCTCCGTAGCGCCCATACGAAGCTCCGTGGTCGTTTTTGTGGGAAACGATGTGGTCCCTCATATCGCCGCGTGCGAAGCGCAAGCAGACATCGGCACCTGATCGATCACCTCGCTAGCGCGCAGCAGGAACGACCCGAGCGCGTCGTTGACGACGTAAAGTGCATCCGCGCGACCAGCGGCGGTGAGGCCCCGCTCGGCCCGCGGGTGCGGCAACTCCTGCCAAACACTCAACGGAAATTTACTGGTGCGCCCGCTCGGCATCGGCGGTGGCGGTGGTCATGTATTTCGAATAGAAATGAGCAACCCGCTCGCGCCACATTCCGACGAACGCCTCCGACGTTAGCTTCTCCACCGATTTCCACGCCTCTTTGACGGCCGGAAGCGTATTGCGCCAGATCGCGCGCCTGCACCATTTTTCGCCCTTCTCCCTGCCTTCGCTGGTGGCGCACATCGATTTCCAGGCTATGCGATTGGGTTGGCTGAGGTGCTCCGCGGCGCCCTCCCAGCCCTGCTGATGGATCAGGTAGAGATCGTTCAAGTCCGGCTCCCTGTGCGTCACCCACTGAAACAGAATGCCTTCGATGATGACCTTGTAGGCTGCCGCAACGGCATTATCGCGGGGATTGAGAATGTCTCCGGAGCCGAATTTGCCGAACTCGTATTTGCTCAGCTGGAACAGTCCGATATACGACCCGGTGCGTTGCTTGGGGTCGAAACCGGACTCGACCTTAGCCACCGCCTTCATGAAAGTGAAATCCAGACCGAAAGCGTCGGACGCGCGTTTGATCTCTTCCACCGGCGTTCCGACCGGGATGTCCTTGAACGAACGCAAGACGATCGCAGCCGGCTTCTCGGCAGGCGGCAGTTCGGACCAGACATAACAAATGAGATACCGAAAATCCTGCGGCCCCGAGTTGGAGGAACCGCCGGATGCACCACACCTTGTCGGCGCCGGTTGGGCGACATCACGGTGGCCCAAGCCCACCGATTCCTGCACAGGCGGTAAATCGGCCGACAGCATCTGCGACGGATCGGGCAACGCGACGATCGATTCCGGCTTATCCGATACCGCCGTCGTGTCGGTGGTCGTCCCTGCCGCGGGTTCGGCGGCCGTCGCCACTTCGGCGCTAGCGACAGTGGCGTTCGCGACAACGGCGTTGGCCATTGCGATTGCCTGCGGTTCATCCGCGAGCCGAGCGGTGGCGGCGAGAGATGCTGCGCGGTCCTCGATTGGCACTGCGCGGGCGTTCTCGGTGCCGGCCGAACCGAAGCCAGCCAGCCAGCCAACGATCCCCCCCGCGAGAACGACCGTCCCGCAAAACGTTGGCGCCACTATCGCAAATCGCCGCGGGTTCATGATGCCGTCGCCTCCATAGGCTCCGCCGGAGCCGTGTAGAAAAGCCAAGCATGCGAAGAGGCTCATTCTTGGGATCAATGTGGGTCGCGCAATGGCGCAAACGGCCGCTCGTCAATTTCTCCAAAACATGTTGCCCGATTGCAACGCGCCGATCACAAGCAATTGCGCCCGTCTCAACGGCAACTCCCACCGTAATTGTGAGTACGGTCCTATTTTCGACCCACTGCGACCAGATTTGAAGGAGAGGCTTGGCGCGCTGGTCGGGATGACGCATCAGGCGTCGGCTTCGCGCATCGTTTCGAAACGATGGAATCGTGCCTATTGGACCGGGCGATGTTCGCTCAGGGATTACGAGCAATGCAGCGCGCGATAACAACGGCTGTATTCGCCATCTTCATGCTCCCTGCGGGGATCGTACACGCTCAATTTCTGTTTGAACCCCAACACACGTTCTGGCCGGGCCAATACGCTCACAAGCACCACCACCGGCAGACAAACTCTGAAACCGCGCCCGAGCCCCTTCCGAAGGGCCCGCTCCAGATCATCATCTCAATAGCAGACCAACGAGTCTCGCTTTTTGACAACGGCGCCCTGATTGCACGCTCTTCGGTGTCCACGGGAATGGAGGGGCATCCTACGCCCCTCGGCGTGTTCAGCGTTATCAGCAAACAACGATGGCACCGTTCAAATATTTATAGCGCCGCACCCATGCCCTACATGCAACGCATCACCTGGTCAGGGATAGCGTTGCACGCCGGTGTCGTGCCTGGGCATCCGGCGTCACACGGCTGCATCCGTTTGAAGAGTGATTTTGCCGTTCGACTCTGGCATCTCACGAAGCGCGGCACGCGCGTGATCATTGCGCACGGTGATGTCCAGCCGGTCGAGATAACCAATCCGCATCTTTTTCAAGCGAAAGCCTCGTCCGCTTCGTCGGAATTCCAGACTGCCACCGTCGCAACCAAGAGCATCGGTACAGCCGCAGCAACGCAGGGATCACTGGTGTCAAACGCGGAGACTCCGGAAGCCGCCAGTCTCCAGGTGCCGGGCTCGGTTCCCGCTGCAAGCGCGCCAAAAAAAATCGTCCCAATCTCCATCTTCGTCAGTCGTAAGTTGAGCAAGCTGTTCGTGCGTCAGGGATTCACGCCGTTGTTTGATGTCCCGGTCAAGATCGAAAATTCGGAGGAGCCGCTGGGAACACACGTGTTTACCGCAATGGAATTCCAGAACGAGGGAACGGCTATTCGCTGGACCGTCGTGTCGATTCCGGACGAATTTCCTCGCATCGAGGGTGCCACGAAAGGGCGCGAGGCGCCCGTGAAGCAAACCGCCCTATCGGTACCGTCGCCCGATCAGGCCAACGCTGTCCTCAACCGCATCGAAATACCTCAGGATACGGTTGAGAGGATCTCTAAACTTCTGACGCCGGCCTCTTCATTGATTATTTCCGACAACGGATTTAGCCATGAGACCGGAAAAGACACGGATTTCATCGTGGTAACGCATTGATGCGGCGACGCAACCCACCAACAAACGACGCCGCTGCGCAACCCGTTGGAATTGTTCGACCGCAATTCTGGTGCAAAATTCTTGATGTCCGCACCTAAGCCAAAACGGCGCGAGGTCCGTTCTGGGTCACGAGCGACAAACCTCACGTTGAGCACAACGAGTCCGCTCTTGCCTCGGTCGCCGACATGCGAGCGGACATGAACTTCTGTCGCTAAGGGCCATAAGCCGACCTGCCAGGGGCAGGGAATGCTCCGATGAGCGGCAGTGGTGGCATGGCAGACACGATCGAACCGGCTGGGCGTTACCAGCGGCACTTGGTCACCTAGCAGGCTCACCGTCGATCAGGCGAAGGGGGCGGCCCCGGTTGGCTTCGCTGGCAGCGGATGCCAAAAACTCATTTAGCAGGTGTCGTTTGATCCTGATCGGTTCACGCTCGCCTTGGGAAGCGAGTAAGAGAACGCGCTCGGCAACTTCCACCGCAGATCGCTGCTGCTGACGAGTGAATGACGGACTGGAAAGAACGTCGTCTAGAACGTCGCGGAGCATATGTACTGTTACCGTGTCGTAAGTCATGCGCCGAATACCCCGCTCGTCGAAACAAGATGCGTCGTAGTGATGGCGCAAGCGAAAGGAAGTGAAGCGTCGCCGGGCTCGAAATAAGCGTCCCGGCAGCGCTTATTCTCTAACTGAGCGCTGAAATCCCAGTCGTCCTGCATTGCGCAATGGTCATGCCACAGGCTTGTGACACCGGTTCGCGCCGGGGTTCCATGCAACAGTCGAACGGCGACCGGAAGCCCCGATCGCGATCTACAGTCCCGTAATATGCACGTTGACGTGCATTTGGTTCCCAGCAAGTTCTTAATATATATAAAGAATTTCCGCTAGATATCTGCGCCGAGTGTTGCAGCTTAGCTACATCAACCTTCAGGCGAACGGGATAGCGTTGATTCCTCAGGTGGGCGTCGTGCCTTTTTTGAACTTCTTTCTGGGGAGATTTCTCGTAATGAAAAAGCTTCTGATTGCCGCGGCCGGGATGATGGCCGTGGGTCTATCCGCCCCTGCGTCGGCGGCTGATCTGGCGGCCCGTCCCTACACCAAGGCGCCGCCCCCGGTGGTCGCGCCGATCTATGACTGGACGGGATTCTACATCGGTGCCAACGGCGGTTGGGGCCAAAGCCACAGTTGCGTGGATTTCGTAACTGCCCTTGGAACGGTCGCGAGCGGGTGCGGTGATCGGTCGGGAGGCGTCGTCGGCGGGCAAATTGGATATCGCTGGCAAACCAGTCAGTTTGTGTTCGGATTGGAAGCCCAAGGCGATTGGGCCGACCTCAAGAACACGCGGGTGAGCCTGTTCAATCCGACGCTCTCAACCACGGCAAAGACTGACGCCATCGGTCTGTTCACCGGGCAACTCGGTTGGGCTTGGAATTCGGCGCTGCTCTATGTGAAGGGCGGTGCGGCTGTGACCAGCAATCGCTTGACTATATTCGACAACACCACCGGGATCGGTCTGGTCTCGGCAGATAATACGCGCTGGGGCGGTACCTTGGGTGTCGGCTTTGAGTATGGCTTCACGCCCAACTGGTC
Protein-coding regions in this window:
- a CDS encoding transglycosylase SLT domain-containing protein, which translates into the protein MSLFACLAFLHGSGGAYGGDGIMNPRRFAIVAPTFCGTVVLAGGIVGWLAGFGSAGTENARAVPIEDRAASLAATARLADEPQAIAMANAVVANATVASAEVATAAEPAAGTTTDTTAVSDKPESIVALPDPSQMLSADLPPVQESVGLGHRDVAQPAPTRCGASGGSSNSGPQDFRYLICYVWSELPPAEKPAAIVLRSFKDIPVGTPVEEIKRASDAFGLDFTFMKAVAKVESGFDPKQRTGSYIGLFQLSKYEFGKFGSGDILNPRDNAVAAAYKVIIEGILFQWVTHREPDLNDLYLIHQQGWEGAAEHLSQPNRIAWKSMCATSEGREKGEKWCRRAIWRNTLPAVKEAWKSVEKLTSEAFVGMWRERVAHFYSKYMTTATADAERAHQ
- a CDS encoding L,D-transpeptidase, producing the protein MQRAITTAVFAIFMLPAGIVHAQFLFEPQHTFWPGQYAHKHHHRQTNSETAPEPLPKGPLQIIISIADQRVSLFDNGALIARSSVSTGMEGHPTPLGVFSVISKQRWHRSNIYSAAPMPYMQRITWSGIALHAGVVPGHPASHGCIRLKSDFAVRLWHLTKRGTRVIIAHGDVQPVEITNPHLFQAKASSASSEFQTATVATKSIGTAAATQGSLVSNAETPEAASLQVPGSVPAASAPKKIVPISIFVSRKLSKLFVRQGFTPLFDVPVKIENSEEPLGTHVFTAMEFQNEGTAIRWTVVSIPDEFPRIEGATKGREAPVKQTALSVPSPDQANAVLNRIEIPQDTVERISKLLTPASSLIISDNGFSHETGKDTDFIVVTH
- a CDS encoding outer membrane protein gives rise to the protein MKKLLIAAAGMMAVGLSAPASAADLAARPYTKAPPPVVAPIYDWTGFYIGANGGWGQSHSCVDFVTALGTVASGCGDRSGGVVGGQIGYRWQTSQFVFGLEAQGDWADLKNTRVSLFNPTLSTTAKTDAIGLFTGQLGWAWNSALLYVKGGAAVTSNRLTIFDNTTGIGLVSADNTRWGGTLGVGFEYGFTPNWSVGVEYDHLWMGHANNSFSVVDPRLAAVLNDRISQDVDMVTVRFNYRFGGYGAPIAARY